GAAAAGAGTGattctataataaaaatattgaattgcATAGAGTTGAACATAGTGAGATAATGATGATTTCATTGAAGTTGTTTATTTGGAAATTTTCGAAGAAGCTAATCATAGGTTATTTTGCTTAGTGTATAAAATTTCTCATTCTCCTACTTAAAACAAGTTTGAAACTGAAAAATAGTacaaatgtatatatatatttaatttttattcagcTTGCTAGTATGCTTATGCAAGATCCCTTATATTTTGGTCCTTGGCAGGTTCTATTTCTCGAACTGAGGAAAATAGAAAGACTTGATGAAGAGAATATGTTTGAAGTGAATTGGTTGATAGGCTTACTGAGGgctaaagaagaaaaagcataAGTGTAATTTGCATGCTTTTCAGTTTCCAAAATAGCATATTATATAAGGGTAATTATATGGAAAAcagtaaattttaataaaagagtGAAGATTattcattttataataaaaaaaaataaagacatcATAAGTAATATACACTCTTCTCTAAAATATATAGTTACAATCTTCATTTTTTATCCAACTTTAGTCTTCATTGAAGAAATTTCTATGATataatttatcctatttctcCTTAAAAGAGTGTATTTTCTCCAACCCATTTGAAATAACTATCTAGTTATAATTACATACAtacctaaatttaaaaaaatataaaaatattatttgtatactaaaattagtcaccaATGTATTTtcgtataaatatatgtgttgttcatttcattttctatctgtatttatatttcaatatatattttatattattggttaattttagtgactgattttaaaATACacctattattttatttttatatttacttttttcttttcatttattctcTCCCCCCCCCTCCAAATTCTTTTAATAAGGTTGCtagtagaaaaaaattaattaaaattgtatagGATTTTCCATGAACAACTATTTTGGatcaaattgaatttaaaaaatgtaacattttttttgaaTGGGAAAACTATCTATTTAGACATAATAAACATAGATTTTTGTACAAACACATGGTTGGTTAAGGCAGCAAATACTCCTTTTTGTCAGTGGTTTCGAGTATAGAGTTGTCTTTAACAAGAGAATATTTATGTTTTCGCAAATAAAAAATAGGTCTCTCTAATCATCTGATATTAGCCTAAGTGATCTAGCAAGTAGCAACAAATCTTTTGATAAGTTTATGTTTAAATAGTAAGAGGCTATGAACTAAAGCCATGGCAATTGGGAAGACAACTAATATCAATATTTGTTTCCTCTAATTTTAAGTGGTTCTCATCCATTTCATTGTTCCATGTACAGTTTGTTATGGATGTTCAGTTCCTGGTGGAGATTGGAATGCATGGAGGATACTTCTCCAATGATCCTTTGCTTCTTCTCACTCTCATGAAGTCAACCTTTAATTCTGCAGGACTTGACCCTTTCAAGTAATGCTTTCTTAGTTACAGAGATTGAAAGTTCATAGTTTTGcaaatttaaacttaaaaatcTCAGGCCACATGTTTCTTAAACtgaaaaaataatggaaatatagcttCATGTAAAAATGGACCAACAATTTTCAAATGCACTAATTTGATTTCATCCTTTATTATATTTAAGTTTTCAAGTCCTTCTCAATTCTATTTCATGCAATTGTGATTACATTTGTACTACTccttcatttaatttcttgtgtaAAAGATAAGCATGCAATAATCAAAAGAGGTTATATCATGATCTTTAAGGCAAACTAGACTTCACACCACCTTGACCTTGAGCAACAAATTTGTTTCATTATGTTATTTTCCAGAGATGCAGATAATGATGGATGGGCCATTGATGCAGCCACTAAAACAATTCAAAAGCTTCTAGAGATTGAGAAAACAACAACTATGCAACCAAAAGAGAGTGTAGTtaacaatgaagaagaaggagaattaCATGAGAGCCAATCCAACCAATCAGCATATCTCTCTGAAGAAGGTGATTTGAGTTCCTCagagaataataataacaacaatattgATGCTTTGGATTTTGATGAGGAAGATGAGTTAGAAGTTGCTATTGATACAAACACATTGACGGAACATAGTGTTAGTACCATGCAATCAGCTCCAACAATTGCCATTGATGAGAAAGGACAAAATTCTGacgaaattaaatcaaaatgaaACGAGTGACCCACCCACCTTGTTATAAATTTCATATGTTTACAATtacatgatttattgatttttggAAAATTATGTTGTGGCTAAATGAGTAAATGTACCACATTTTTTATCATTCAGAATCTATGTGAGGAAAATTATACTCTCTGAATTTTTCTTCTCCAATTTATAGATAAGCTTTAATTTGTCGCCAAGTAATAGGTGAATTGCTCATATATTCTTTACAATTTATTATATTCATATATTTGTTTACAATTTCCTCTCTGCCTCTCCTAAATAAGAAACTTGAACAACACCATATTGCTTTGTTTTATCTTACAAAAGctaattttcttctttgatcATATAAGATCAAAGTCCAAATATAAATCAGAACATACAACAACAGAtcaaaaggtaaatttattCCATCAACTTAACTTGATACTTttcaaaatacaccaaaaaataaaatgcagaaCCAGTAAATTCTGCACACATTCCCCAATCGAAAACACTGTTAGCAATCTCAGTTCAAAACAAACCACGGTTGTTCTTCCGAGCTTAATTAACCGCACAAGATAACTTTGGTAACTGCAAGAACCAAACAAGCcatagaaaacaagaaaaaggagACGAAATCTCTGGAAGACCATTTCCGAATCTCTTGATGTTTCCCTTCAACAACCCTCAAACTCTTTGCTCTTCTGAGAGCATCAACTTCTTTCAACAGATCGAATTCCAGACCCTTCTTCTTCAGCTCTTCCACGCACTTCCCCAAAAGAATCTtgtcttctttctctctctgaaGCGCCTTCTCCATGTGACTCTCCACGTCGCTCTTGTACCTCACGGCCCAAATCAGGCCCAACGAGAACACGAAGGAGCACAGCGAAGGGATCCACCAGCGCTGGCACGCGGACGAAGAAGATTCGGATTCTGAGAAAGACACAGAGGAAGAGGATGTGAAGAGGAGCATGAGGGTCAGGGagtggaagaggaagaagaagatgtgGAGCATTGTGATTTCTTTGCGAACCGAGTCAATTTGGGTTTCTTTCAGTGCGATTCGGCCATGgatgagttcttcttctttcagCCATTGCTTTAGTAGGAGTTTGTGCGTTGGTGTCTCTGCGATTTGGTGTAGTGGGTGCATTTGCTTCCACTCCATTATCGACGCGTTTCTTCTTACTGTGTAGTTCTGTTCTGTATCAGCCATtgaagagagaggaagagagggatTCTGAATTTGACAGTGTAACAGTGTGAGGGAAAAGAAAGTTTTGTGAAGTTATAGGAGGAAGAGGGTGCTAGGGGTTTTTTGAATATAATTTAGAAGTAACGGTCGAATTTCGTGGTGAGTTTCCCGAAATACCCTTTCTCTTCATGATTATGAATTTCTGATCTAGAAGACTAAAACAAAGCAGGAGCGTCGGAGAAAAGATGTTAATAACGGCTAAGTTGGAATCTACTATGTGAAGATCCAGCTTTCTATTGTTTATTGTAAAAGGTAAAGCAATAGATTTATGAACCATGCTAGGTAACTaggaaatattattattttttattaatatttaattaataataatttatatttatatttataaatgttttaaatataaaaaatatataatttatatttatatttattaaaattttatatacatcaattaatataatttgtatttattcttGTATAGATACCTGGAGGGAGAGCTCAATTTCTGGCGATGCCGAGCTATTACCTTCGGTGCCGACCTTCAAGCCTTAGGATAAACCGAGCTTTTCTCCAAGAGGGTGTCCAATCGCGTAGAGTTTTGAGCAAGAAACAgggggagtgtacctgcaaaggcactccgaagCTTACGTTAGTATTGAGAATTCAATGTCCCTTTTAGGATAGGAGATCATACCTTTTTATAGGTGATAATGTACAAATCGGTTATGTTCCTGCTTTATTGTCTATattaaaaagcaataataaggGTTTGG
This sequence is a window from Arachis duranensis cultivar V14167 chromosome 2, aradu.V14167.gnm2.J7QH, whole genome shotgun sequence. Protein-coding genes within it:
- the LOC107473846 gene encoding uncharacterized protein LOC107473846, with protein sequence MDVQFLVEIGMHGGYFSNDPLLLLTLMKSTFNSAGLDPFKDADNDGWAIDAATKTIQKLLEIEKTTTMQPKESVVNNEEEGELHESQSNQSAYLSEEGDLSSSENNNNNNIDALDFDEEDELEVAIDTNTLTEHSVSTMQSAPTIAIDEKGQNSDEIKSK
- the LOC107473847 gene encoding uncharacterized protein LOC107473847 → MADTEQNYTVRRNASIMEWKQMHPLHQIAETPTHKLLLKQWLKEEELIHGRIALKETQIDSVRKEITMLHIFFFLFHSLTLMLLFTSSSSVSFSESESSSSACQRWWIPSLCSFVFSLGLIWAVRYKSDVESHMEKALQREKEDKILLGKCVEELKKKGLEFDLLKEVDALRRAKSLRVVEGKHQEIRKWSSRDFVSFFLFSMACLVLAVTKVILCG